The following coding sequences are from one Melanotaenia boesemani isolate fMelBoe1 chromosome 17, fMelBoe1.pri, whole genome shotgun sequence window:
- the LOC121628066 gene encoding interleukin-6-like has protein sequence MLAAVQLLPASGAPFEDASTNSTVDESSGEEGERVETSPLPKTSNIFSMWETIIEPMKGHQKEFEEEFQGNVDYLFLNNYKRPSFPVKCPESNFTREACLLRLVQGLQAYTVLLKLVKKEYPNSLTLPEVSRLQQLMTLIKERMKNSKRVTVLTSSQEEQLLKELDNMDDFRRKMTAHSILHYLRIFLIDGKRSLCKWEMQRRRKTGTNGAYFGCQSL, from the exons ATGCTGGCAGCAGTTCAGCTGTTGCCAGCATCCGGAGCTCCGTTTGAGGATGCATCCACTAACAGTACGGTAGATGAGTCCTCGGGTGAGGAGGGGGAAAGGGTTGAGACCTCTCCCTTACCGAAAACTTCCAATATTTTCAGTATGTGGGAAACAATTATTGAACCAATGAAGGGGCATCAGAAGGAG TTTGAGGAGGAATTCCAGGGTAATGTGGATTATCTCTTTCTGAACAACTACAAACGCCCCTCGTTCCCAGTTAAATGCCCAGAGTCCAACTTCACCAGG GAGGCCTGCCTGCTGAGACTGGTCCAGGGTCTACAGGCCTACACAGTTCTCCTGAAGCTTGTGAAGAAGGAGTACCCTAACAGTCTGACCCTGCCTGAGGTTTCAAGACTTCAGCAGCTGATGACACTGATTAAAGAAAGG ATGAAAAACAGTAAAAGGGTCACGGTGCTGACCAGCAGCCAGGAGGAGCAGCTCCTCAAGGAGCTTGACAACATGGATGATTTCCGTCGAAAGATGACAGCCCACAGCATCCTGCACTACCTCCGCATCTTCCTCATTGATGGCAAAAGGTCACTTTGTAAGTGGGAGATGCAAAGAAGACGCAAGACTGGCACAAATGGGGCATATTTTGGCTGCCAAAGTTTATAA